tccctttcctgcctcctgcctcttctttcctCACCTTTAGGAACCTGGAAATactgcttcttccatccttccattgGGTGGTGGCCACTTTATTGATGGTTCAAGTACCAATTGGAGAAAAGGACCTTCAGAGTTTACAGGCCAAATCCCAGTCAGAGCATCAGAACCATGCCCTACACTgccctgctgagctctctctacTGCCCTATGTTGTTTACCTCCAATCAACATTAATATTGCTAGTATTTTCTTCTGTCCAGTTGTAACTGTTTAAACATATATTCCTTTTTGATAGTATCTTATTAATGTTATCATTTGAACTGGCACACCTAAGGTTTCTGGAAGATGAGTACAGAACTGGATTGTATGTATCACTCTCTTAAGAATTTAACAAAAAACATATGAGTTCTTTCTAGctttctggtttggttgattaaCTCTGGCAAGGGCTACCGGTTCTTACTTTGAACCtttgtctgtcctagaactctttgGATACATCACACTGGCATCCAACTCAATGTGATACTTCTGCCTCTGTCCACTGACTGCAGTGTTAATGACATAAGCCAATGGACCCTGCAtgcttactgatttttttttttttttttttttggttttcgagacagggtttctctgtgtagccctggttgtcctagaactcattttgtagaccagagtcacctcaaactcagaaatccatctgcctctgcatcccaagtgctggaattaaaggcatgcgccaccaccgcccggcctacTAATTTTTATAGTTAGTAATTGTTAATGTTAATACAATTTCTTTGATGTGTGGTAAGCCCTGTTGATCTTGTAGAACTTGTCTCCTCTTTATGTCTGTAATTGACATTTCTCTAGAAAGGCTACATCCTATTAAAGGACTGAGAAATTACAGGGGTGAACCTCATTATTAAGTGTCCTTCTAATATGACTCGGTAGTTACAGTAGAACTTCTTTGTCAGGAAATAAGTGGGGCACGCCCCAGAATTATATGAACACATTGTCTATGAAGAATGCATGATCAATGATGTATCTATTGTACTTTCTTTTGTATCCGTGTATGAGATTCTCCAGAATGCAGTGACTTATGAGGATGTGCATGTGAACTTCACTCANNNNNNNNNNNNNNNNNNNNNNNNNNNNNNNNNNNNNNNNNNNNNNNNNNNNNNNNNNNNNNNNNNNNNNNNNNNNNNNNNNNNNNNNNNNNNNNNNNNNNNNNNNNNNNNNNNNNNNNNNNNNNNNNNNNNNNNNNNNNNNNNNNNNNNNNNNNNNNNNNNNNNNNNNNNNNNNNNNNNNNNNNNNNNNNNNNNNNNNNNNNNNNNNNNNNNNNNNNNNNNNNNNNNNNNNNNNNNNNNNNNNNNNNNNNNNNNNNNNNNNNNNNNNNNNNNNNNNNNNNNNNNNNNNNNNNNNNNNNNNNNNNNNNNNNNNNNNNNNNNNNNNNNNNNNNNNNNNNNNNNNNNNNNNNNNNNNNNNNNNNNNNNNNNNNNNNNNNNNNNNNNNNNNNNNNNNNNNNNNNNNNNNNNNNNNNNNNNNNNNNNNNNNNNNNNNNNNNNNNNNNNNNNNNNNNNNNNNNNNNNNNNNNNNNNNNNNNNNNNNNNNNNNNNNNNNNNNNNNNNNNNNNNNNNNNNNNNNNNNNNNNNNNNNNNNNNNNNNNNNNNNNNNNNNNNNNNNNNNNNNNNNNNNNNNNNNNNNNNNNNNNNNNNTTTCATGTGCAAGCTCATACAAATAAGCTTCTGAAGACATTTTAGCTGAACAGTGGTAACActaacctttaatcctagcacttgggaggtagaggcaggcaaatttctgagttcaaggccagcctggtctacagagagagttccaggacagccagggctacacagagaaaccctgtcaggaaGCAAACtgtcgaaaaaaacaaaaaaaacaacaacaaaaaaaaccaaaaccaaaaccaaataaacaacattTTATGTGTGctgaaagttttaaagaaaagtaacattttaaataagcaCAACTATAAGTGTATTGGTGACTTTTACATTCTAACAAAACCATGGTCCTCAATGACCTCTATCTGATTTATTTTTGCAAGGCATTCCTTTAAGAAAGAGAACACGGAAATAGTGCCTTAGTGCATACCATCAATAGATACATAGCCGTATTAGAGCTATAGTGCACAGCTGGCAATCAGTTTCTTCTTATTATGTAAAAGCTATACACATTAAAAGGTAGTACATATAGGTCCAATAGCATCTAAGAAGCAAATAGTCTAGTAAAGCTTCTTTTACTCCATACGAGCAGTGAAATTGCTAAATTCAGTGAGACGAGCAGCGTATGGGAGGTAACAACTATGTTGTAAGGTAAACTTAGTCCCTATATCACATATCTCTGAGGAGCAAAATGTTACACTCAGTGAATGCAATGTTCAAATGTTTTGTTAGTTGTCCTTTTGTAGAGATATCATATGTCATAATGGATAGAAGCCATGTATTCATAAGGGATAGTGAATGACCTAgtgtttccctctctgtctcccagagCAACGAGAAGATATGTATTGGGTTGCAGTTAGAGTAGACTTTTTGAATGTGATACAAGTTTCATATCATTGGTTTTTCAACTTCATTGGCAATACATCAACAACCTCATTCTGTAAAACATTCTCTTGAGTACTAAGAATGTGGAAATGCTTCTCTTTTTCCTGGTTCACTTTGCAAATATAGTATGACCCATAGTATATGAAAAATTGGAATGCACTTAGTGTGGTAAAGGTCTGAGTTGTTCCACTTTTGTTCAAATATGGGAAAACCCTTATATaggaaaagaatatataaagcTGAACCATGTAATACATGGTCATACCATCTCAGGTATCTTTGAAGGTGAACACCAACCCATAATGAAGGGGTAACAGCATGAATGATAAACTGCAAAGTGATAAAAATCTtaagatctgatgcctctttATATTTAGACAAATAGTACTACTAAATCATACAGATGAAAGTATTCATCAGTTTTGTAAAGCTTTCTCATGTGCCAATTTTCTTCTCAGGCAtgaaagaagtcagagaacagagaaaccctctgAATATACTCAGTGTGGTAAAAGCTTTCTTTTACATGCTCACAGTCACGCTCAAAGGCCTGAAAGGATTCATAGAGAAAAGAAACCCCATGGAGTTATTCAGTTTGTTGAAGCCTTTGTTCAACATAGTCTCCAAATTCGGAAAAGAGCACAAATTGGAAAGAAACTCTATGAATGGAAGCGATGTAGTAAAGCCTTTGCAGATCACAGTCATCTTAAAATGCCTGAAAGAATTCATACCGGAGAGAACCCTTATGAATGTtatcaatgtgataaagccttttcaAGTCCCAGTAATCNCCTACAACATAAaggaacacatactggagagaaatgctatgaatgtaatcagtgtggtaaagccttttcacAACATAGTCGGCTTAAAAGGCATGGAAGAATTCATACTGgtgagaaaccctacaaatgtgatcaatgtggtaaagccttttcaGAACACTGTAATCTCCAGAagcataaaagaatacatacaggagagaaaccctacaaatgtaatcatTGTGACAAAGCCTTTTCCCAACATCATAGTCTCCAAAagcataaaagaatacatacaggagagaaaccctacaaatgtaatgaatgtgataaAGTATTTAGACAAAGCAGTGATCTTCAAaagcataaaagaacacatacaggagaaaaaccctacaaatgtaatcatTGTGACAAAGCCTTTTCTCAACATCATAGTCTCCAAATACATAAGAgaacacatacaggagagaaaccctacaaatgtaatcaatgtgacAAAGCCTTTTCCAGACATAGTACACTCCAAATACATACAAGAATACATGCTGGAGAGAAACCcttcaaatgtaatgaatgtgagaAAACCTTTTCACAACATAGTAACCTCCAGTCGCATAGAAGAATTCATACTG
The sequence above is drawn from the Mus pahari unplaced genomic scaffold, PAHARI_EIJ_v1.1 scaffold_8665_1, whole genome shotgun sequence genome and encodes:
- the LOC110315795 gene encoding LOW QUALITY PROTEIN: zinc finger protein OZF-like (The sequence of the model RefSeq protein was modified relative to this genomic sequence to represent the inferred CDS: substituted 1 base at 1 genomic stop codon), which translates into the protein MVKVRTNDPPDQEGHIGSTITRQWKTQQHERSQRTEKPSEYTQCGKSFLLHAHSHAQRPERIHREKKPHGVIQFVEAFVQHSLQIRKRAQIGKKLYEWKRCSKAFADHSHLKMPERIHTGENPYECYQCDKAFSSPSNXLQHKGTHTGEKCYECNQCGKAFSQHSRLKRHGRIHTGEKPYKCDQCGKAFSEHCNLQKHKRIHTGEKPYKCNHCDKAFSQHHSLQKHKRIHTGEKPYKCNECDKVFRQSSDLQKHKRTHTGEKPYKCNHCDKAFSQHHSLQIHKRTHTGEKPYKCNQCDKAFSRHSTLQIHTRIHAGEKPFKCNECEKTFSQHSNLQSHRRIHTGKKPYKCNECEKAFSQHSNLQSHRRIHTGKKPYKCNTCEKAFSKCSILHSHRRIHTGEKSYKCNQCEKVFLEHSDLQRHKGIHTGXKLYDCDLCVKAHVCHRHLQKHKRIHTAEKA